In Natranaerobius thermophilus JW/NM-WN-LF, the genomic stretch GCCGGTCGACCAAACAAAGTTGGAAAAGATGTTGGAGAAGTGGTCGGTCGTGAAGCTATTGGTGTTAATGTGAATAACGATTTAGTAGCTGAAATTAAAGACAAGAAACCTGATGTAGTACTACAAGCTAACACTTCTTTTACCAAGGATGCTTTTCCTGAAATTAAGGAAATACTTGAACAAGGTGTTAATGTAATTTCTATTGCAGAAGAAATGGCATATCCTTCGGTACAGGAAAAAGAACTTGCTCAGCAAATGGATGAAATAGCTAAGAAAAATGGTGTTAGTGTTTTAGGTACAGGAGTAAATCCAGGTTTTGTCTTGGATACATTGATTATAGCTTTGAGCGGTGGAGCAATTAGTGTAGACAGTATCAAGGCTTCAAGAGTAAATGATCTATCACCATTTGGTGCAACTGTGATGAAAACCCAGGGAGTAGGAACTACGGTAGAAGAATTTAATAAAGGTGTAGAAGAAGGTACAATAGTAGGACACGTAGGCTTTCCAGAGAGTATATACATGATTGCAGATGCTCTTGGAATAACTTTAGATAAAATTGAAGAGACTAGAGAGCCTATTGTTTCTGAAACTTATCGCGAAACTGAACATGTTAAAGTTGAACCTGGCATGGTTGCTGGTTGTAGGCATGTGGGTAAAGGTTTTAAAGATGGCGAGGAGCTAATTGTTTTAGAACATCCTCAACAGATCCATCCTGACAAAGAAGGTGTAGATACAGGAGACTATATCTACATTAAAGGTAATCCAGAAATTAATATGTCAATTAATCCAGAAGTTCCTGGTGGAGTAGGAACTATTGCAACTGCAGTCAACATGATTCCACTATTGGTTGATGCTCCTGCAGGGTTGACTTCTATGAAAGATCTGCCTGTACCAAGAGCGATTGTTGGCGATGTTAAAAAAATTATGGGGAGGCGATAATATTGAGTACTCAAGCCAAAAAAGGTGAATGGGTACAAATCCATAATACGGTGTTATCACCTGAAGAGCGACCTGCTAATCTTCCAGAGGAAACTAAGCAAGTTCCTCTGGAAATGTGGGTTAAAGGATTTCTTATTGATGAACAAGCGAAGGTCGGAGACCAAGTAGAAATTGAAACAGTAATTGGAAGAAAGGTACGCGGAGAGCTGGTAAGGGTATCTCCTGGATACAAACATGACTTTGGTGTACCTCCAACTGAACTTTTATCTATTGGTAAAGAGCTACGAGCTCGTATGAAGGAGGTGGGTTACGGTGACGAATAAAAGTTATCAAGCAGTAATGGATAGACGTGGAGAAATCATGAAAAAAGCAGTAGGAATAAACTATAACAAGTTTGAGCGTTCTCGTGTAGCTTTTGATTACGAATCAATGATGCAAGAAGTAGGTTACAGTGTAGATAAAGTACGAGATATTCAAGAAGAAACTGGAATTGGCAACACACCGCTTTTGGAGATGAAAAACTTATCTCAACTAGCTAGAGAACTTGCCCCTGAAGGAAAAGGTGCTCGCATATTTATCAAGGATGAAGCCTGCAATCCTTCAGGCAGTTTTAAAGCAAGAAGAGGAAGTGTATCGGTTTATCATGCAAAAAAACATGGATACAAAGGGGTTATTTCAGCCACTAGTGGAAACTACGGTGCTGCAGTAGCTTCTCAAGCTGCCATGAGAGGGCTGGATTGTATTGTAGTTCAAGAAGTTTTTGACTCAGAATATAAAGGTCAACCAGAGATTATGGAAAAAGGTCGTAAGTGTGAATCCTACGGAGCGGAAGTTGTTCAGTTGACAGTAGGTCCAGAGCTATTTTACAAGTTCTTGATTCTATTGGAAGAGACAGGCTACTTTAATGCTTCTCTGTATACTCCTTTTGGAATAGCAGGAATAGAGACTCTAGGATATGAAATTGCAGAACAAACTAGAAATCAAGCAGGTAAAGACCCGGATGCAGTGATAGTTACCAATGCGGGCGGTGGAAACTTAACTGGAACGGCCAGGGGATTATCAAAGGCCGGATGTAATGACACAGAAATAATTGCAGCCAGTGTTGACTTGAGTGGTCTTCATAGTGCCAGTGATGTAGATTTTAACCGTAAATCCTTTACAACTGGCCATACTGGCTTTGGTATGCCCTTTACAACATGGCCAGATAGATCTGATGTACCAAGAAGTGCTGCACGTCCTTTAAGGCATATGGATCGCTATGTTACTGTATCTCAAGGTGAAGTGTTCTACATCACAGAAGCCTTGGCGCAACTCGATGGTTTAGAAAGAGGACCAGCTGGAAATACCAGTTTGGCTGCTGCATTCGATATAGCACAAACCATGGATGAGGACCAAGTGATTGTAGTGCAAGAAACTGAATATACAAGTGCTGGAAAGCATCCTTATGCTCAATTAACCTTTGCTAAGGAGCAAGGAATAGAAGTGAAAAGAGGAGATCCAGCTAAAGAAGATAAGCCCGGTGAACGAATCATTATCCCTGAAACTCCAGAACAAATCAGAACACAAAATGTAGAACTAGATAAATTAAGACAATCATATCTCAAAAATGTAGTTAAAAATACAGGTGTGAAAGAACTTGATAATGATGATAAAGATTTTGTAGCAGAGGAATTAGGAATTTCTAAAGATAGGGTAGATCAGTTATTGGAAAAAGTTCTGAAAGAGGAGGGTTAAGCATGTCTGACTTTGAAAGTAGAAGACAGCATTTGAAAGAAATGTCAGAAAAAGAACTAGAACAACGATTTTGGGAACTAGCTGATAAAGCAGTAGACCCCATGGTCGATTTAGCTCAAAATCATACTTCACCATCTATAGAGCGTTCAGTGTTGCTAAGGATGGGCTTTGATAGTATGGAATCAAAAGCTATTGTAGATAAATGTGTTCAAAAAGAGCTACTCTCCAAAGGAGCCGGGCATGTTGTGCTTAAAGTAGCCCGTGATCAAGGAATTGAAATTAAAGAAGCGGGAAGAGCCCTGGCTGATGGTAAACACTGGGATAGAGCAGTAGAGCTGTTTGGAGGTGGTAAGTAATGGCAGATAATAACAATCAAAACCAAAAGAAGCAAGAAAACTTATCTACTGATGAAAAACTCTTAATTGAAGATATTTTACATGATCTTGATAAGTA encodes the following:
- the ord gene encoding 2,4-diaminopentanoate dehydrogenase, which produces MENIRVLVRGLGNMGSGMAKMVIDKEGLDLVGGVAGRPNKVGKDVGEVVGREAIGVNVNNDLVAEIKDKKPDVVLQANTSFTKDAFPEIKEILEQGVNVISIAEEMAYPSVQEKELAQQMDEIAKKNGVSVLGTGVNPGFVLDTLIIALSGGAISVDSIKASRVNDLSPFGATVMKTQGVGTTVEEFNKGVEEGTIVGHVGFPESIYMIADALGITLDKIEETREPIVSETYRETEHVKVEPGMVAGCRHVGKGFKDGEELIVLEHPQQIHPDKEGVDTGDYIYIKGNPEINMSINPEVPGGVGTIATAVNMIPLLVDAPAGLTSMKDLPVPRAIVGDVKKIMGRR
- the ortA gene encoding 2-amino-4-oxopentanoate thiolase subunit OrtA, producing MSTQAKKGEWVQIHNTVLSPEERPANLPEETKQVPLEMWVKGFLIDEQAKVGDQVEIETVIGRKVRGELVRVSPGYKHDFGVPPTELLSIGKELRARMKEVGYGDE
- the ortB gene encoding 2-amino-4-oxopentanoate thiolase subunit OrtB, which produces MTNKSYQAVMDRRGEIMKKAVGINYNKFERSRVAFDYESMMQEVGYSVDKVRDIQEETGIGNTPLLEMKNLSQLARELAPEGKGARIFIKDEACNPSGSFKARRGSVSVYHAKKHGYKGVISATSGNYGAAVASQAAMRGLDCIVVQEVFDSEYKGQPEIMEKGRKCESYGAEVVQLTVGPELFYKFLILLEETGYFNASLYTPFGIAGIETLGYEIAEQTRNQAGKDPDAVIVTNAGGGNLTGTARGLSKAGCNDTEIIAASVDLSGLHSASDVDFNRKSFTTGHTGFGMPFTTWPDRSDVPRSAARPLRHMDRYVTVSQGEVFYITEALAQLDGLERGPAGNTSLAAAFDIAQTMDEDQVIVVQETEYTSAGKHPYAQLTFAKEQGIEVKRGDPAKEDKPGERIIIPETPEQIRTQNVELDKLRQSYLKNVVKNTGVKELDNDDKDFVAEELGISKDRVDQLLEKVLKEEG
- a CDS encoding ornithine aminomutase subunit alpha, which codes for MSDFESRRQHLKEMSEKELEQRFWELADKAVDPMVDLAQNHTSPSIERSVLLRMGFDSMESKAIVDKCVQKELLSKGAGHVVLKVARDQGIEIKEAGRALADGKHWDRAVELFGGGK